In Sorghum bicolor cultivar BTx623 chromosome 10, Sorghum_bicolor_NCBIv3, whole genome shotgun sequence, one genomic interval encodes:
- the LOC8058447 gene encoding protein GLUTAMINE DUMPER 5: MRPGAEFPTMSHGAPMAAAGAKANATAPHSQWQSPVPYLFGGLAAMLGLIAFALLILACSYWKLSGYLDADRDRRAGSSGEGGGADGEKGSAAGAARPAAGFQEHVVVIMAGEERPTFLATPAASRAVVELGAVPAAPGSSGSGEDEEKKAHHMDDGDCEQGVPRLGADASADAVSRSSESSSSSSSATALAE; the protein is encoded by the coding sequence ATGAGGCCAGGAGCAGAGTTCCCGACCATGAGCCACGGCGCGCCCATGGCGGCTGCAGGGGCGAAGGCGAACGCGACGGCGCCTCACTCCCAGTGGCAGTCGCCGGTGCCGTACCTGTTCGGCGGGCTGGCGGCGATGCTGGGGCTCATAGCCTTCGCGCTGCTCATCCTGGCCTGCTCCTACTGGAAGCTGTCGGGGTACCTCGACGCCGACCGCGACCGGCGGGCCGGGTCGTCCGGGGAAGGTGGCGGCGCCGACGGGGAGAAGGGGTCAGCGGCCGGCGCGGCCAGGCCGGCGGCGGGGTTTCAGGAGCACGTGGTTGTCATCATGGCCGGCGAGGAAAGGCCGACCTTCTTGGCCACACCGGCGGCCAGCCGAGCCGTCGTGGAGCTCGGAGCCGTGCCAGCCGCACCGGGCTCATCCGGCTCTGGCGAGgacgaggagaagaaggcgcacCACATGGACGACGGCGACTGTGAGCAGGGAGTGCCCCGGCTCGGAGCCGACGCCAGCGCAGACGCCGTGAGTCGGAGCAGtgaaagcagcagcagcagcagcagcgcgacGGCGCTGGCTGAGTGA